From one Actinomyces sp. Marseille-P3109 genomic stretch:
- a CDS encoding CPBP family glutamic-type intramembrane protease, whose protein sequence is MAIETVAMSGSSLFVLLLTWLVVTRLDGRTLSDLRLRVDRRAMVWMLAMMVVAVANVVIVGAVMNLLGIESTAERIKDLPLPIVGALVLHQVNLAFLLQGFPEELVWRGWLVRSLGDGRIAGITSVIGFTLIHLISKGGQEGWIERILYLATPFGFAVAAVVVLWVSDSTWAAVGVHAGSHMANLVLFVVPVDRTHPVAWVLEGALWLVVAGVIWFLARRRALIASH, encoded by the coding sequence GTGGCAATCGAGACTGTGGCGATGTCCGGATCATCCTTGTTCGTTCTGCTTCTGACCTGGTTGGTGGTAACCCGGCTGGATGGGAGGACCCTGAGTGATCTGCGCCTGCGGGTCGATCGGCGCGCCATGGTCTGGATGCTGGCCATGATGGTGGTGGCGGTGGCCAATGTGGTGATCGTGGGGGCTGTGATGAACCTGCTTGGGATCGAGTCCACCGCCGAAAGGATCAAGGATCTGCCCCTCCCCATCGTCGGGGCTCTCGTCCTCCACCAAGTGAATCTTGCGTTTCTGCTCCAGGGGTTCCCGGAGGAGCTCGTGTGGCGGGGCTGGCTCGTCAGGTCGTTGGGTGATGGGCGCATCGCCGGAATCACTTCGGTCATCGGTTTCACGCTGATCCACCTCATCTCCAAAGGCGGGCAGGAGGGCTGGATCGAGCGCATTCTGTATTTGGCAACTCCCTTCGGCTTCGCTGTCGCGGCGGTGGTGGTCCTATGGGTATCGGACTCGACGTGGGCGGCCGTCGGCGTGCACGCGGGCTCCCACATGGCCAATCTGGTTTTGTTTGTCGTGCCGGTCGATAGGACTCATCCTGTGGCCTGGGTGCTTGAGGGTGCCCTGTGGCTGGTGGTGGCCGGTGTGATCTGGTTCCTGGCGCGACGCCGCGCCCTTATTGCCTCCCACTGA
- a CDS encoding CPBP family intramembrane glutamic endopeptidase: MSGKVLRVIVAIATMFACALTPPLLKQIPAIQSFVLAHENPDDLLESFAVGACVLLIHGAAVVLALVLCYVLRRTLDRGRHVRLCLRIDRRALLWLTGMVLAALVVELAVAGIIHALGLAGGDQPTPQGPLWLVAIESFSIAFLLQGAPEEIVWRGWLFSSLGETRFAAAASVLGFTVLHLLSQGGQQNLLEHITYLALPCGFAVAAMIVRIVSGSTWAAIGVHGGIHLVNYYVEGSLHLPTGTVTWVLQGLLWAAVGVVILVFHRRQWRLAGSSLSEL; the protein is encoded by the coding sequence GTGAGTGGAAAGGTATTGCGCGTCATCGTCGCGATTGCGACGATGTTCGCTTGCGCACTCACACCACCTTTGTTGAAGCAGATTCCTGCGATCCAGTCATTCGTTCTCGCACATGAGAATCCCGATGATCTGTTGGAGTCTTTCGCGGTGGGGGCTTGTGTGCTGTTGATCCATGGGGCAGCGGTGGTCCTCGCTCTTGTTCTGTGCTACGTCCTGCGCCGCACGCTCGACCGAGGCCGTCATGTCCGTTTGTGCCTGCGTATCGATCGTCGCGCCCTGCTCTGGCTCACTGGGATGGTGCTGGCTGCGCTCGTCGTGGAACTCGCAGTGGCCGGCATCATTCATGCGCTCGGTCTTGCCGGTGGTGATCAGCCCACACCGCAAGGGCCGCTGTGGCTCGTGGCCATCGAGTCCTTCTCGATAGCTTTTCTCCTCCAAGGAGCTCCTGAGGAGATCGTATGGAGAGGGTGGCTCTTCTCCTCGCTGGGTGAGACGCGTTTCGCGGCGGCCGCCAGCGTCCTCGGATTCACCGTTCTTCATCTTCTCTCTCAAGGAGGACAGCAGAATCTCCTTGAGCACATCACCTATCTCGCCTTGCCGTGTGGATTCGCGGTGGCGGCGATGATTGTCCGAATCGTCTCCGGCTCGACCTGGGCGGCGATCGGCGTGCACGGAGGGATCCACCTGGTGAACTACTACGTGGAAGGCTCCCTGCATCTTCCCACTGGAACGGTGACCTGGGTGCTTCAAGGCCTGCTCTGGGCTGCGGTAGGTGTCGTGATTCTTGTGTTCCACCGACGTCAGTGGCGGTTGGCTGGATCCTCATTGTCGGAGTTGTGA
- the prfB gene encoding peptide chain release factor 2 — MATDFSAEIERLRHTYASIAAVTDPEALRARIAELSEQASAPDLWDDPDSAQVVTSALSHAQADLKRVESLGERIEDLEAMVELAGEEEGEDAAEILAEAEADLTAISKDLSDLEIRTLLSGEYDPRDAVITIRSGAGGVDAADFAEMLLRMYTRWAERHEYPVKVLNTSYAEEAGLKSVTFEVHAPYAYGTLSVEGGTHRLVRISPFDNQGRRQTSFAAVEVIPLIESTDHIDIPEADIRVDVFRSSGPGGQSVNTTDSAVRITHLPTGLVVSMQDEKSQIQNRAAAMRVLQSRLLLLKQQEEDAKKKELAGDVKASWGDQMRSYVLNPYQMVKDLRTNFEVGNPDSVFDGDIDGFIDAGIRWRKQQETAED, encoded by the coding sequence GTGGCCACTGACTTCTCCGCTGAGATCGAACGACTCCGACACACCTACGCGTCCATCGCCGCGGTGACCGACCCCGAGGCCCTGCGCGCCCGCATCGCTGAGCTCTCCGAGCAGGCCTCCGCCCCTGACCTGTGGGACGACCCCGACTCCGCCCAGGTGGTCACCTCGGCCCTGTCCCACGCCCAGGCCGACCTCAAGCGGGTCGAGAGCCTGGGGGAGCGCATCGAGGATCTCGAGGCCATGGTCGAGCTCGCCGGTGAGGAGGAGGGCGAGGACGCCGCCGAGATCCTCGCCGAGGCCGAGGCGGACCTGACCGCCATCAGCAAGGACCTCTCCGACCTGGAGATCCGCACACTGCTGAGTGGCGAGTACGACCCGCGCGACGCCGTCATCACCATCCGCTCGGGCGCCGGTGGGGTGGACGCCGCCGACTTCGCCGAGATGCTCCTGCGCATGTACACCCGCTGGGCCGAGCGGCACGAGTACCCCGTCAAGGTCCTCAACACCTCCTACGCCGAGGAGGCGGGCCTGAAGTCGGTCACGTTCGAGGTCCACGCCCCCTACGCCTACGGGACTCTGAGCGTCGAGGGCGGCACGCACCGTCTGGTGCGCATCAGCCCCTTCGACAACCAGGGCCGCCGTCAGACCTCCTTCGCCGCCGTCGAGGTCATCCCGCTCATCGAGTCCACCGACCACATCGACATCCCCGAGGCCGACATCCGCGTCGACGTCTTCCGCTCCTCAGGACCCGGCGGTCAGAGCGTCAACACCACGGACTCCGCCGTGCGTATCACCCACCTGCCCACGGGACTGGTGGTCTCCATGCAGGATGAGAAGTCCCAGATCCAGAACCGCGCCGCCGCCATGCGCGTCCTCCAGTCGCGACTGCTCCTGCTCAAGCAGCAGGAGGAGGACGCCAAGAAGAAGGAGCTCGCCGGGGACGTCAAGGCCTCGTGGGGGGACCAGATGCGTTCCTACGTCCTCAACCCCTACCAGATGGTCAAGGACCTGAGGACCAACTTCGAGGTCGGCAACCCCGACTCGGTGTTCGACGGCGACATCGACGGCTTCATCGACGCCGGTATCCGCTGGCGCAAGCAGCAGGAAACGGCTGAGGACTGA
- a CDS encoding LysR family transcriptional regulator yields the protein MRVLPQRLSVLLAVHRAGGVVAAADILHITPSAVSQQIRLLERECGARVLDRAPAGAVLTAAGKVLAEAAERIEDELTTVRRELADLDDSIPSGVVRVGSFASAVRALLLPLLTSLATTSPELEVVVEEVEERSALSRLRRGELDLVLIERDEHTLPAAPRGMADIPLLDESWLVVVPAEQAAPSTLADLVRATWIDLAPGTAGAFALDRLERQLGTPLTMRHVAYDYDVVLAMVSQGLGCALLPELAVYSGLVPDELSVVRLPGLGVRQLVVRHRSTRTEPSPATRAVLEALLAQAQGLELG from the coding sequence ATGCGCGTGCTACCTCAGAGGCTATCGGTTCTATTGGCCGTCCACCGAGCCGGAGGAGTCGTCGCAGCGGCGGATATCCTTCACATCACGCCGTCCGCAGTCTCCCAGCAGATTCGCCTGCTGGAGCGCGAGTGCGGCGCCCGGGTCCTGGACCGAGCGCCCGCCGGAGCCGTGCTCACCGCGGCCGGCAAGGTTCTGGCGGAGGCGGCCGAGCGCATTGAGGATGAGCTGACCACCGTGCGCCGTGAGTTGGCGGACCTGGACGACTCCATCCCCTCCGGTGTGGTGCGTGTGGGCAGCTTCGCCTCCGCCGTCCGTGCGCTTCTGCTGCCCCTGCTGACCTCGTTGGCGACCACCAGCCCCGAGCTGGAGGTCGTCGTCGAAGAGGTCGAGGAGCGCAGTGCCCTGTCCAGGCTGCGTCGGGGCGAGCTCGACCTGGTCCTCATTGAGCGTGACGAGCACACGCTGCCGGCCGCACCCCGGGGTATGGCCGACATCCCTTTGCTGGACGAGTCCTGGCTCGTCGTCGTGCCGGCCGAGCAGGCCGCCCCCTCGACTCTGGCGGACCTGGTGCGGGCCACCTGGATCGACCTGGCTCCGGGAACTGCGGGAGCCTTCGCCCTGGACCGTCTGGAGCGCCAGCTGGGGACACCGCTGACGATGCGGCACGTCGCCTACGACTACGACGTCGTTCTGGCCATGGTCAGCCAGGGACTGGGCTGCGCGCTCCTGCCCGAGCTGGCCGTCTACTCCGGGCTCGTGCCTGACGAGCTCAGCGTCGTGCGCCTGCCCGGGCTGGGGGTGCGCCAGCTGGTGGTGCGCCACCGCTCGACCCGCACCGAACCGAGCCCGGCGACGCGCGCAGTGCTCGAGGCGCTGCTCGCCCAGGCCCAGGGGCTCGAGCTGGGATGA
- a CDS encoding CBU_0592 family membrane protein: protein MNDALSPLISLGGWIGAAALLVAYFLVSKGTIAGDSLKYQALNIIGSVLLTINCASSGAWPSVIANAFYLLVGINILFTVKRAYIAQLSRRQKEELRARMHWHRRPSPAISTSFVEQA from the coding sequence GTGAACGACGCGCTCTCCCCCCTCATCTCTCTCGGCGGCTGGATCGGTGCCGCTGCGCTCCTCGTGGCCTACTTCCTGGTCTCCAAGGGCACGATCGCGGGAGATTCACTCAAGTACCAGGCCCTCAACATCATTGGCTCCGTGCTGCTGACCATCAACTGCGCGAGCTCCGGGGCCTGGCCCAGCGTCATCGCCAACGCCTTCTACCTGCTGGTGGGCATCAACATCCTGTTCACGGTGAAGCGGGCCTACATCGCCCAGCTCTCGCGCCGGCAGAAGGAGGAACTGCGGGCCCGGATGCACTGGCACCGACGCCCCTCCCCCGCCATCTCGACGAGCTTCGTCGAGCAGGCCTGA
- a CDS encoding glycosyltransferase, with amino-acid sequence MRARPVPAMTLRRARELARRLRREEDGQTLLLGVGLICVVLALLFVAASATAIYLDLKTLTSLADSAAAAGADGLEEDSYYGGNGTDTAPAALTDAQVRTNAAADLSAQPSAARLEGVTMISARADPVAVMVKPSAGTRRSGRRQACSTKLVEMAGEGRRCQCIRARSSSFCRRESWAM; translated from the coding sequence ATGAGAGCTCGGCCGGTTCCAGCGATGACTCTTCGACGGGCCCGGGAGCTGGCGCGGCGCCTGCGCCGGGAGGAGGACGGTCAGACGCTCCTGCTGGGTGTCGGCCTCATCTGCGTGGTCCTCGCCCTGCTGTTCGTCGCGGCCTCGGCGACGGCCATCTACCTCGACCTCAAGACCCTCACCTCGCTGGCGGACTCGGCCGCCGCCGCAGGCGCCGACGGCCTGGAAGAGGACTCGTACTACGGGGGCAACGGAACAGACACGGCGCCCGCCGCCCTGACCGACGCGCAGGTGCGAACCAACGCCGCCGCCGATCTGTCCGCCCAGCCCTCTGCGGCCAGGCTGGAGGGGGTCACGATGATCAGCGCCCGGGCCGATCCGGTGGCGGTGATGGTGAAGCCGTCGGCGGGGACAAGGCGGAGTGGGCGCCGTCAGGCCTGCTCGACGAAGCTCGTCGAGATGGCGGGGGAGGGGCGTCGGTGCCAGTGCATCCGGGCCCGCAGTTCCTCCTTCTGCCGGCGCGAGAGCTGGGCGATGTAG
- a CDS encoding TadE/TadG family type IV pilus assembly protein encodes MSRTTSRHRHRVITREESGSAVVDFVMVGALVVFVFVALLQVTLGVYARNVLTDAAGDGARRAALVGGTEAEAQQRVRVLSDAALRHGYVDTVTVSRVHSGDLIIVEVTVKAPFPVLGLFGPGGTLTVTGHAIDESSLVRER; translated from the coding sequence ATGAGCCGCACCACCTCCCGACACCGCCATCGCGTGATTACTCGGGAGGAGTCGGGCTCCGCCGTCGTCGACTTCGTCATGGTCGGCGCGCTCGTCGTCTTCGTGTTCGTCGCTCTTCTCCAGGTCACCCTGGGCGTCTACGCACGCAACGTTCTCACTGACGCCGCCGGCGACGGAGCCAGGCGAGCCGCTCTGGTCGGGGGCACGGAAGCCGAGGCGCAGCAACGGGTACGGGTTCTGTCCGACGCCGCGCTGCGCCACGGCTACGTGGACACCGTGACCGTCTCGCGTGTCCACTCCGGAGACCTGATCATCGTTGAGGTCACGGTCAAGGCGCCCTTCCCAGTTCTGGGTCTCTTCGGCCCCGGAGGGACCCTGACGGTGACGGGGCACGCGATCGACGAGTCCTCCCTGGTCCGAGAGAGGTAG
- a CDS encoding type II secretion system F family protein, giving the protein MTPMNVMLAGGLAGLVGAMGVLTIISAVRRRRPTLMARLEPYVHQQPSTSGLLTAPAGLASDGRTVVGLLMATTAGVLNLGRLMDSLGSSAESVRRRLTRSGSPLGLDQFRLQQVLWSTTALLLVLAVGGLVALLRSVNVPALVVLSAMAVVAGAAARDWWLSRAVAKRLSRIEAQLPDVVELLALAVGAGQGPVAAIERVVALGHGELIDELGVTLTDIRSGTVLSTALDHMERRVGSVHVTRLCEAIVVALERGTPLAEVLRSQATDVREAARQDLMEEGGRREIAQMVPVVFLVLPITVLFALFPGLFVLRLGV; this is encoded by the coding sequence ATGACGCCGATGAACGTGATGCTCGCCGGAGGGCTCGCGGGCCTGGTCGGGGCCATGGGGGTCCTGACCATCATCTCGGCCGTGCGCCGACGCCGCCCCACCCTCATGGCCCGGCTGGAGCCCTACGTCCACCAGCAGCCCAGCACCTCGGGGCTCCTGACCGCTCCGGCGGGCCTGGCCTCCGACGGCCGCACCGTCGTCGGCCTGCTCATGGCCACCACGGCCGGCGTTCTCAACCTGGGCAGGCTGATGGACTCCCTGGGGTCCTCTGCCGAGTCGGTCCGTCGACGTCTGACGCGCTCCGGCTCGCCTCTTGGCCTCGACCAGTTCCGCCTCCAACAGGTCCTGTGGTCGACGACGGCGCTCCTCCTCGTCCTGGCGGTCGGTGGCCTGGTGGCCCTGCTCAGATCCGTCAACGTGCCCGCACTCGTCGTCCTGTCCGCCATGGCCGTCGTGGCCGGGGCGGCCGCTCGGGACTGGTGGCTCAGCCGGGCCGTGGCGAAACGGCTCTCACGCATTGAGGCCCAGCTGCCCGACGTCGTCGAGCTCCTCGCCCTGGCCGTGGGAGCCGGTCAGGGGCCGGTGGCCGCCATCGAGCGCGTCGTCGCGCTCGGGCACGGTGAGCTCATCGACGAGCTGGGCGTCACCCTGACCGACATCCGTTCCGGCACGGTTCTGTCCACCGCCCTGGACCATATGGAGCGCCGGGTCGGCTCCGTCCATGTCACCCGCCTGTGCGAGGCGATCGTCGTGGCCCTGGAGCGCGGCACGCCGCTGGCCGAGGTCCTGCGCTCCCAGGCCACCGACGTGCGTGAGGCGGCACGTCAGGACCTCATGGAGGAGGGAGGCAGGCGTGAGATCGCCCAGATGGTTCCCGTGGTCTTCCTCGTCCTGCCGATCACCGTCCTGTTCGCCCTGTTCCCGGGGCTGTTCGTCCTGCGGCTGGGGGTGTGA
- a CDS encoding type II secretion system F family protein, with product MGAIAGLLAGVGMLLIWMACTSDPPQWRSRRSRLLADILVQAGAGRTSPTMFVLGSIGLGLLVGMVFLGMSRAWPVAASFAAIFTVVPFLVISSRARARRTRLREVWPEAVDTLVSGVRAGMSLPEALTNLGERGPEAVRHQFRAFATDYAATARFDSSLDRLKARFADPVADRIVEALRLAHEVGGTDLGTLLRSLSQMLREDMRTRGELEARQSWTVNGAKVAVAAPWLVLALLSTRPQAAAAYATTTGAVILLVGAVVSVIAYRLMLRLGRLPEEERMLR from the coding sequence ATGGGCGCGATCGCCGGGCTCCTGGCAGGTGTGGGGATGCTGCTCATCTGGATGGCCTGCACCTCCGACCCGCCCCAGTGGCGCTCGAGGCGGTCCCGTCTCCTGGCCGACATCCTGGTCCAGGCCGGCGCCGGCCGTACCAGCCCCACGATGTTCGTCCTGGGCTCGATCGGACTGGGGCTGCTCGTCGGCATGGTCTTCCTGGGGATGTCTCGGGCGTGGCCGGTGGCGGCCTCCTTCGCCGCGATCTTCACCGTGGTCCCGTTCCTCGTCATCTCCTCCCGCGCCCGCGCCCGCCGCACTCGCCTGCGCGAGGTGTGGCCGGAGGCCGTCGACACGCTCGTCTCCGGCGTCCGAGCCGGCATGAGCCTGCCGGAGGCCCTGACCAACCTCGGCGAGCGCGGACCGGAGGCCGTCCGCCACCAGTTCCGGGCCTTCGCCACCGACTACGCCGCCACCGCCCGTTTCGACAGCTCCCTGGACCGGCTCAAGGCCCGCTTCGCCGACCCCGTCGCCGACCGGATCGTCGAGGCCCTGCGCCTGGCCCACGAGGTCGGCGGCACCGACCTGGGCACGCTGCTGCGCTCCCTGTCCCAGATGCTGCGCGAGGACATGCGCACCCGTGGAGAGCTCGAGGCGCGCCAGTCCTGGACGGTCAACGGCGCCAAGGTCGCTGTTGCCGCCCCGTGGCTCGTCCTGGCGCTGCTGTCCACCCGCCCGCAGGCGGCCGCCGCCTACGCCACCACGACCGGCGCCGTTATTCTCCTGGTCGGCGCTGTCGTCTCGGTCATCGCCTACCGGCTCATGCTGCGCCTGGGGCGGCTCCCCGAGGAGGAAAGGATGCTGCGATGA
- a CDS encoding CpaF family protein yields MDAADLLLTEVRELVRARGIDPLRDISALEQLVTEAEDDYLRRSDAGLVPPLIDPAGARSHVLDSMAGLGPLQSYLDDESIEEIWVNAPGRVFIARSGRPELTTTILESEDLAVLVERMLRASGRRLDLSSPFVDAQLAGGQRLHVVIPPITSQHWAVNIRKHTSRASRTSDLVRMGSLTNQVAAFLDASVQAGLNILVSGATQAGKTTMVRALAGAIPGGQRVISCEEVFELALRNRDCVAMQTRPPNLEGVGEISLRRLVKEALRMRPDRLLIGEVREAEALDLLIATNSGLPSMCTVHANSAREAVIKICTLPLLAGENVSSDFVVPTVASAIDLVVHLDLDRHGRRTVREVAALSGRVENGVIELSDVFRRDPAGNLVRGPGAPSGAERFSRAGHDLTALLNRHPSSGEEVY; encoded by the coding sequence ATGGACGCTGCCGATCTTCTCCTGACGGAGGTTCGTGAGCTGGTTCGCGCTCGCGGAATCGACCCCCTCAGGGACATCTCCGCCCTGGAGCAGCTCGTCACCGAGGCCGAGGACGACTACCTGCGGCGCTCCGACGCCGGACTCGTCCCTCCGCTCATCGACCCCGCCGGCGCCCGCTCCCACGTGCTGGACTCCATGGCCGGACTGGGGCCGCTCCAGAGCTACCTCGACGATGAGTCCATCGAGGAGATCTGGGTCAACGCCCCCGGCCGTGTCTTCATCGCCCGCTCCGGGCGTCCCGAGCTGACCACCACGATCCTGGAGAGCGAGGACCTCGCGGTCCTGGTCGAGCGGATGCTGAGGGCCTCCGGTCGCCGTCTGGACCTGTCCAGCCCCTTCGTCGACGCCCAGCTGGCCGGAGGGCAGCGCCTTCACGTCGTCATCCCGCCCATCACCTCCCAGCACTGGGCGGTCAACATCCGCAAGCACACCTCCCGGGCCTCACGCACCAGCGACCTCGTGCGCATGGGCTCACTGACCAACCAGGTCGCGGCCTTCCTGGACGCCTCCGTGCAGGCCGGTCTCAACATCCTGGTCTCGGGGGCCACCCAGGCGGGAAAGACCACGATGGTGAGGGCCCTCGCCGGCGCCATTCCCGGTGGGCAGCGGGTCATCTCCTGTGAGGAGGTCTTCGAGCTGGCCCTGAGGAACCGTGACTGCGTGGCCATGCAGACCCGGCCGCCCAACCTCGAGGGCGTCGGTGAGATCAGCCTGCGTCGTCTGGTCAAGGAGGCCCTGCGCATGCGCCCCGACCGTCTCCTCATCGGAGAGGTGCGTGAGGCCGAGGCCCTCGACCTGTTGATTGCAACTAACTCTGGACTTCCTTCCATGTGTACGGTCCACGCTAATTCCGCGCGAGAAGCGGTCATCAAGATCTGCACGCTGCCGCTGCTGGCGGGGGAGAACGTCTCCAGCGACTTCGTGGTCCCCACCGTCGCCAGTGCCATCGACCTGGTCGTCCACCTCGACCTGGACCGCCACGGGCGCCGCACCGTCAGAGAGGTCGCGGCACTGTCCGGCCGGGTCGAGAACGGTGTCATCGAGCTCTCCGACGTCTTCCGCCGCGACCCCGCCGGCAACCTCGTGCGTGGTCCGGGCGCGCCCAGCGGCGCTGAGCGCTTCAGCCGCGCCGGACACGATCTCACCGCCTTGCTGAACCGCCACCCCTCCAGCGGCGAGGAGGTCTACTGA